The Prevotella melaninogenica genome window below encodes:
- the sppA gene encoding signal peptide peptidase SppA, which produces MKQFFKFVFASFFGMMLFSIVTGLFALFTIAGMIASQDTTKEPEDNSVLVLNLSGQMSERSENNFLSQLQGSQINSLGLDDMLEGIRKAKDNDKIKGIYIEAGAFASDSYASMQALRKALLDFKKSRKWIIAYADTYTQGTYYLSSVADKVYLNPQGQIDWHGLASKPVFIKDLLAKFGVKMQVVKVGAYKSATEMFTGDKMSDANREQTSAYLNSIWGNITKEVGASRSLSVAQLNAYADSMITFADPQEYVKLKLVDGLVYTDQIKEIVKKQLGIETDKDINQVTIADMVNTEDKNQGDKDNEVAVYYAYGDIVDGVVGGLFSQDHQIDAQVVCKDLEKLAKDKDVKAVVVRVNSGGGDAYASEQIWHQIMELKKLKPVVVSMGGMAASGGYYMSAPANWIVAEPTTITGSIGIFGMFADVSGLLREKLGLKFDEVKTNKYADFGTRARPFTEEEMSYLSQYINRGYKLFRHRVAEGRKMTEEQVEKVAQGHVFTGQDAQKIGLVDQLGGLDVAVAKAAQLAKLPNYRTCAYPKEPNFLEQMVEQTNPNNYLSQQLRVNLGDYYEPFKLLKTIDQQSAIQARLPFYPNIH; this is translated from the coding sequence ATGAAACAATTTTTCAAATTTGTTTTTGCTTCTTTCTTTGGAATGATGTTGTTTAGCATCGTTACAGGACTCTTTGCACTGTTTACTATTGCTGGTATGATTGCATCGCAGGATACAACCAAAGAACCTGAAGACAACTCAGTACTTGTATTGAATCTTTCAGGACAGATGTCAGAGAGAAGTGAAAACAATTTTCTTAGTCAGCTACAAGGTTCTCAAATAAATAGTTTGGGTCTTGACGATATGCTTGAAGGGATTAGAAAAGCTAAAGACAACGATAAAATAAAGGGTATATACATAGAAGCTGGTGCGTTTGCGTCTGATTCATATGCTTCTATGCAGGCATTGCGTAAAGCACTACTCGATTTTAAGAAGAGTAGAAAGTGGATTATTGCTTACGCTGACACCTATACACAGGGTACATACTACTTGTCATCTGTTGCTGATAAGGTTTATCTTAATCCACAAGGACAGATTGACTGGCACGGATTGGCTTCTAAACCAGTTTTCATTAAGGACCTCTTAGCGAAGTTCGGTGTAAAGATGCAGGTAGTAAAGGTTGGTGCTTACAAGAGCGCAACCGAGATGTTCACTGGCGACAAGATGAGTGATGCTAATCGTGAACAAACATCAGCCTATTTAAACAGTATTTGGGGCAATATTACAAAGGAAGTTGGCGCAAGCAGAAGTTTGTCAGTAGCACAACTGAACGCATACGCTGATAGTATGATAACCTTTGCTGACCCACAAGAATATGTAAAATTAAAGCTCGTTGATGGCTTAGTTTATACAGACCAGATAAAGGAAATCGTGAAAAAACAGTTAGGTATTGAGACTGACAAAGACATCAATCAGGTTACAATTGCTGACATGGTGAACACTGAGGACAAAAACCAAGGTGATAAGGATAATGAAGTTGCAGTCTACTATGCTTATGGTGACATTGTTGATGGTGTTGTAGGAGGTCTTTTTTCACAGGATCATCAGATTGACGCACAAGTTGTTTGCAAGGATTTGGAGAAGCTGGCAAAAGATAAAGATGTTAAGGCTGTTGTCGTACGTGTCAACTCTGGCGGTGGTGATGCTTATGCATCAGAGCAAATCTGGCATCAGATTATGGAACTGAAGAAGCTGAAACCTGTCGTGGTTAGTATGGGTGGAATGGCTGCTTCTGGTGGCTATTATATGTCAGCTCCAGCCAACTGGATTGTTGCTGAGCCTACTACAATCACAGGGTCTATAGGTATCTTTGGTATGTTCGCCGATGTTAGCGGTCTGCTAAGAGAAAAATTGGGTTTAAAGTTTGATGAGGTGAAAACCAACAAATATGCAGACTTTGGCACACGCGCTCGTCCTTTCACAGAAGAGGAAATGTCATATCTTAGCCAATATATAAATCGTGGCTATAAACTCTTCCGTCACCGTGTGGCAGAAGGACGTAAGATGACTGAAGAACAGGTTGAGAAGGTAGCACAGGGACATGTGTTTACAGGTCAAGATGCACAAAAGATAGGACTTGTTGATCAGCTTGGTGGATTGGATGTTGCTGTAGCAAAAGCTGCACAACTTGCTAAACTACCAAATTATAGAACATGTGCTTATCCAAAGGAGCCTAACTTCTTGGAGCAAATGGTGGAGCAAACCAATCCTAATAATTACCTCAGCCAACAGTTACGTGTTAACTTAGGAGACTATTATGAGCCATTCAAACTCTTAAAGACCATCGATCAACAGAGTGCAATTCAGGCACGTTTGCCATTTTATCCTAATATCCATTAA
- a CDS encoding glycerate kinase family protein translates to MKHIILAIDSFKGCLSSVEAEDAVEQGLRERWQEVKVVKVPVTDGGDGMLEVFLQLFDCKEITINCHDALMRPIQASYAICADNTVVIETALSCGINLLKQQELNPLRATTYGLGELFADALQRGFRKFIIGLGGSATSDCGLGMLAALKDILGKNWRDKFLRDLDITLASDVNNPLFGERGAAVIFGPQKGATPEMIACLDRRARTFARMATAQLGFDCSLNNGAGAAGGLGYAFMQFMNAKMMSGADVLLEAVNFNSLIEDADLIITGEGSADSQTLMGKIPIRVLEYGLRKNVPVMLIAGKVKDAAALLKAGFSQVQCITPTDMMLTEAMKPTVAKENIRKAIIQLN, encoded by the coding sequence ATGAAGCATATTATTTTAGCTATTGATAGTTTTAAAGGTTGCTTATCTTCTGTTGAAGCAGAAGATGCAGTAGAGCAAGGACTTCGTGAACGGTGGCAGGAAGTTAAGGTTGTAAAGGTTCCTGTCACGGATGGAGGAGATGGAATGTTAGAAGTCTTTTTACAGTTATTCGACTGTAAGGAGATTACTATTAATTGCCACGATGCACTCATGCGTCCCATCCAAGCAAGCTATGCCATATGTGCAGATAATACGGTCGTCATAGAGACGGCTTTGTCGTGTGGTATAAATCTTCTTAAGCAACAGGAGTTGAACCCTTTACGAGCTACCACTTATGGATTAGGTGAACTCTTTGCAGATGCACTTCAAAGAGGGTTTAGAAAGTTTATTATCGGACTTGGAGGGTCGGCTACAAGCGATTGCGGACTTGGTATGTTAGCTGCTTTGAAAGACATTCTTGGGAAGAACTGGCGTGATAAATTTCTACGAGATTTAGATATAACCTTAGCTTCAGATGTAAATAATCCTCTCTTTGGTGAACGTGGTGCTGCTGTCATTTTTGGTCCACAGAAGGGAGCGACACCAGAAATGATAGCTTGTTTGGATCGTCGAGCACGTACTTTTGCACGTATGGCTACTGCTCAGTTAGGTTTTGATTGTTCTTTGAATAACGGTGCTGGAGCTGCAGGTGGATTGGGGTATGCTTTTATGCAGTTTATGAATGCCAAGATGATGTCTGGTGCAGATGTTCTTTTAGAAGCTGTCAATTTTAATTCACTTATAGAAGATGCAGATTTGATTATAACAGGGGAGGGTAGTGCAGATAGTCAGACATTAATGGGAAAGATACCGATAAGGGTTTTAGAATATGGCCTTCGCAAGAATGTTCCTGTTATGCTTATAGCTGGGAAGGTAAAGGATGCGGCAGCTTTACTTAAAGCAGGTTTCTCACAAGTTCAATGTATTACACCAACGGATATGATGCTTACAGAAGCAATGAAACCTACCGTTGCAAAAGAGAATATTCGAAAAGCTATTATACAGTTAAATTAA
- a CDS encoding threonine/serine ThrE exporter family protein, translating into MDEKQMDCSKKTLRRKLDLLLRTGQILMESSADTSRVKRNMERTAAYLGLPKENLHMNIDYYMLQVNVSDEYHSFSKMQRCDKHVINMLAIQEVSKLSWRAIQKDYSLDKYEEELEKIANGKHYYKDWIIAIGAGLACGGFCIQFGCDWTAFFYASIAAILGNRLRMFLNHSGSNLYANFAVAAFVSTILAWLSSFLSTPTVQAALPEFLRPILFTETPWHPLLACALYIVPGVPLINAVNDLLDNHINTGLVRAMNTLLIVIAMSFGIMLAIKCGSFDGFAKDLPTIPHHSFYVYAVAAAISAMGFATIYNIPYRLMPWIAVGGIICVCTRNFVFLDPSTGNAGLGLGIVVGSLCGSALISIINIKAVHILHTPHQCITIPAVIPIVPGVLMYRALYGFMGMQGVVGEVTHAMSFAINGSLVLVCIALGVAIPNIFAKKWIAPHRKAKLQRMIDERRQRGKFVDLHQYNI; encoded by the coding sequence ATGGACGAAAAACAGATGGATTGTTCCAAGAAAACCCTTCGTAGAAAACTCGATTTGCTCCTTCGTACAGGGCAAATTCTTATGGAAAGTTCTGCTGATACGAGTCGTGTGAAGCGAAATATGGAGCGTACAGCAGCTTATTTGGGACTTCCCAAAGAGAATCTGCACATGAACATTGATTATTATATGTTGCAGGTGAATGTTAGTGACGAATATCATAGTTTTTCTAAGATGCAGCGTTGTGATAAGCATGTAATTAATATGCTTGCTATTCAGGAAGTTTCAAAACTCTCATGGCGTGCTATTCAAAAGGACTATTCGTTAGACAAGTATGAAGAGGAACTTGAAAAGATTGCTAATGGTAAACACTATTACAAGGATTGGATAATTGCTATTGGTGCAGGACTTGCTTGTGGTGGATTCTGTATTCAGTTCGGTTGTGATTGGACAGCTTTCTTCTATGCTTCTATTGCTGCTATATTGGGTAATCGTCTTCGTATGTTCTTGAATCATTCTGGTTCTAATCTTTATGCTAACTTTGCTGTTGCGGCTTTTGTTAGTACAATTCTTGCATGGTTGTCGTCTTTTCTCTCTACACCTACCGTTCAAGCAGCGCTACCAGAGTTCCTTCGTCCAATTCTGTTTACAGAAACTCCTTGGCATCCACTCTTAGCTTGTGCCCTTTATATTGTTCCAGGAGTCCCTTTAATAAACGCTGTTAATGACTTGTTAGACAATCATATAAACACGGGATTAGTCCGTGCAATGAACACGCTTCTTATTGTCATAGCAATGTCATTTGGTATTATGTTGGCAATTAAATGTGGTAGCTTTGATGGTTTTGCAAAAGACCTCCCTACTATTCCTCATCACTCTTTCTATGTCTATGCTGTTGCTGCTGCAATTTCTGCTATGGGCTTTGCAACTATTTATAATATTCCATATCGTTTAATGCCTTGGATTGCGGTTGGAGGTATAATCTGTGTTTGTACGCGTAACTTCGTTTTCCTTGACCCTTCAACAGGAAATGCTGGTCTTGGACTTGGAATAGTTGTTGGTTCACTTTGTGGCTCGGCATTGATATCTATCATTAATATTAAGGCTGTCCATATTCTCCATACACCACATCAGTGTATCACTATTCCTGCTGTTATCCCTATCGTTCCAGGTGTGTTAATGTATCGTGCACTTTATGGTTTTATGGGGATGCAGGGTGTTGTTGGAGAAGTAACGCATGCTATGTCTTTTGCAATCAATGGTTCGTTAGTCTTAGTTTGTATTGCTCTTGGTGTTGCTATTCCTAACATTTTTGCGAAGAAATGGATTGCGCCACATCGCAAGGCAAAGCTACAACGTATGATTGATGAGCGTCGCCAGCGTGGTAAGTTCGTTGATTTGCATCAGTATAATATATAA
- a CDS encoding S8 family peptidase: protein MKQTYLRNYIIFLFILVSATLLASNKSGGLISYPGGKCYMFRVTLKDKNGTPYSLDKPEKFLSKASLLRRERQGLKLDSTDLPVSPDYIQQIKKRGGKVVAVSKWNNSVLVRGNNRQTLEDLKVLSFVKDSKLVFVSPDSIRPLSQRVRYNSELQSLDSTVHDYYGMGKGQIESLNGRKLHNLGFMGQGMTIAVLDAGFMNVDKIAAFRNLNIKGTHNFVAGYDNDVYKEMDHGTKTLSTIAMNQPTVFVGTAPKADFWLLRTEDYSTESLAEEDFWIAAVEFSDSVGVDIISSSLGYHGFDDISMNYRYSDLNGRTAAISQAASRLASKGMILVNSAGNDGMGTWKKINVPADAHDILTVGAVSLDEVNAPFSSIGPTADGRIKPDVMAYGCPTNVVSGRGYIIPDNGTSFACPLIAGMVACLWQACPNKSAKEIIDIVRQSGNNCQSPDNIMGYGIPDFWSAYQSATRYNQ from the coding sequence ATGAAACAAACTTATCTCAGAAATTATATTATATTCCTATTTATACTGGTCAGCGCTACTTTATTAGCTTCTAATAAGAGTGGTGGCTTGATAAGTTACCCAGGAGGAAAGTGTTATATGTTCCGTGTTACTTTAAAAGATAAGAATGGGACACCTTATTCCTTGGATAAACCAGAGAAATTTCTCTCAAAAGCTTCTCTTCTTCGACGTGAACGTCAGGGATTAAAGCTTGATTCGACAGACCTACCGGTATCACCTGATTATATTCAACAGATAAAGAAGAGAGGTGGTAAGGTTGTTGCTGTGAGTAAATGGAATAACTCTGTTCTTGTGCGTGGCAATAATCGCCAAACGTTAGAAGACTTAAAAGTATTGTCTTTTGTGAAAGATAGTAAGCTGGTATTTGTCTCTCCAGACTCTATCCGTCCACTTTCTCAACGTGTTCGTTATAATTCTGAACTTCAATCTCTTGATTCTACGGTTCACGACTACTATGGTATGGGTAAGGGGCAAATTGAGAGTTTGAATGGTAGAAAGCTGCACAACCTTGGTTTTATGGGACAAGGCATGACTATCGCAGTGTTGGATGCAGGATTTATGAATGTGGATAAGATTGCTGCCTTTAGGAATCTCAATATAAAAGGTACACATAACTTTGTTGCAGGGTACGATAATGATGTCTATAAAGAGATGGATCATGGTACTAAAACTTTGTCAACAATAGCGATGAATCAGCCTACGGTGTTTGTGGGTACTGCTCCTAAAGCCGATTTCTGGTTGCTTCGTACGGAAGACTATTCGACAGAAAGCCTTGCAGAAGAAGATTTTTGGATAGCTGCAGTTGAGTTTTCTGATTCTGTAGGTGTTGATATCATTAGTTCATCTTTGGGTTATCACGGCTTTGATGACATATCTATGAACTATCGTTACTCAGATTTAAATGGGCGAACTGCAGCAATTTCTCAAGCAGCATCACGTTTGGCAAGTAAGGGAATGATACTTGTAAATAGTGCAGGTAATGATGGTATGGGAACTTGGAAGAAGATTAATGTTCCTGCTGATGCACATGATATTCTTACCGTGGGAGCAGTTTCTCTTGATGAAGTTAATGCCCCTTTTTCATCAATAGGGCCTACAGCTGATGGGCGTATTAAGCCAGATGTAATGGCTTACGGATGTCCAACAAATGTCGTATCGGGTAGGGGATATATCATACCAGACAATGGAACGTCGTTCGCTTGTCCACTTATTGCAGGTATGGTAGCCTGTTTGTGGCAGGCATGCCCTAATAAATCTGCAAAAGAGATAATAGATATTGTTCGTCAATCGGGAAATAATTGTCAATCTCCTGACAATATAATGGGATATGGTATACCTGACTTTTGGTCAGCCTATCAGTCAGCAACTCGTTATAATCAGTAG
- the xseA gene encoding exodeoxyribonuclease VII large subunit → MTKALSLFELNSLVADVIDATLSRSYWVEAELSEARENRGHCYMELIEKNEGSNVPIARASAKCWSNIWTLIKPAFVRITGQEIRAGMKVMLQVHAQFHPQYGFSWIVDDINPEYTMGDMMRKRQEIIRQLKAEGVFDLQKELCLPMFAQRIAVISSETAAGYGDFCNQLETNEYGLYFHVELFPAIMQGDSVEQSIINALNQINSREEDFDCVVIIRGGGATADLSGFDTLNLAENVANFPLPIITGIGHERDESILDMVSFQRVKTPTAVAAYLIDYLASTLMRVENAQVAIVDGVKKALEVEKMRIQHIGSHIPVLFSVVRTKQEAWLEGLSQRLVMRMNETIKQADFHVSTLQNRLLPTLQNKLSSEHHRLDILEQRARLLDPSLLLKRGYSITLCNGKTIRNAKDLKIGDTITTRFEAGEVESKVEHLS, encoded by the coding sequence ATGACCAAAGCACTTTCGTTATTTGAATTAAACAGTCTTGTTGCAGATGTGATAGATGCAACTCTGTCACGTTCTTATTGGGTGGAAGCAGAATTGTCTGAAGCCCGTGAGAATCGTGGACACTGTTATATGGAGCTGATTGAGAAGAATGAAGGGAGCAATGTACCTATAGCACGTGCTTCAGCAAAGTGTTGGAGCAACATTTGGACACTTATTAAGCCTGCTTTTGTTCGTATTACAGGTCAGGAAATACGAGCAGGAATGAAGGTAATGTTACAAGTTCATGCTCAATTTCATCCTCAGTATGGCTTCTCTTGGATAGTTGATGATATCAATCCTGAGTATACGATGGGTGATATGATGCGTAAGCGGCAAGAGATTATCCGTCAATTAAAGGCTGAAGGAGTCTTTGATTTGCAAAAAGAACTTTGTCTTCCGATGTTTGCTCAGCGTATAGCTGTAATCTCTTCTGAGACCGCTGCTGGTTATGGTGACTTCTGTAATCAGTTGGAAACTAATGAGTATGGACTCTATTTCCACGTAGAATTGTTTCCTGCTATTATGCAGGGCGACTCTGTTGAACAGAGTATAATAAACGCTTTGAATCAAATCAATAGTCGTGAAGAAGATTTCGACTGTGTTGTTATTATTCGTGGTGGTGGCGCAACAGCCGACCTTAGCGGTTTTGATACCTTGAATCTTGCTGAGAATGTGGCAAACTTTCCATTACCAATTATAACAGGTATTGGGCACGAACGTGATGAAAGCATCTTGGATATGGTATCGTTTCAACGTGTGAAAACACCAACTGCCGTCGCTGCTTATCTCATAGATTATCTTGCTTCAACGTTGATGAGAGTAGAAAACGCACAAGTTGCGATAGTTGATGGTGTCAAGAAAGCTTTAGAGGTTGAGAAAATGCGTATTCAACATATTGGTTCACATATTCCAGTATTGTTTTCTGTGGTTCGTACTAAGCAGGAGGCTTGGCTTGAGGGCTTATCTCAACGTCTGGTGATGAGAATGAATGAAACTATCAAACAGGCTGATTTTCATGTAAGCACGTTACAAAATCGTCTGTTACCCACACTGCAAAATAAGTTGTCCAGTGAGCATCATCGACTCGATATACTTGAACAGCGGGCAAGGTTGCTTGACCCTTCTTTACTTTTAAAGCGTGGGTACAGTATTACTTTGTGTAATGGTAAAACAATTCGTAACGCTAAAGATTTAAAGATAGGTGATACGATAACAACACGTTTTGAGGCTGGCGAGGTAGAGAGTAAGGTAGAGCATTTATCTTAA
- the xseB gene encoding exodeoxyribonuclease VII small subunit: MKEIKYEEAVHKLEAIVDKMERGELDIDSMAAQLKEAQELVKLCKQKLKRTDNEIQKLLGKQ; this comes from the coding sequence ATGAAAGAAATAAAATACGAAGAAGCAGTTCATAAATTGGAAGCTATTGTAGATAAAATGGAACGTGGAGAACTTGATATAGACTCTATGGCTGCCCAATTAAAAGAAGCTCAAGAGTTAGTAAAGCTCTGTAAACAAAAACTTAAGCGTACCGACAACGAGATTCAGAAGCTTTTAGGAAAGCAATAA
- a CDS encoding branched-chain amino acid aminotransferase, protein MKDIEWSSLSFGYMPTDYNVRCYYRNGKWGEVEVSSDEYLKLHMAATCLHYGQEAFEGLKAYRCPDGKVRVFRVEENAKRLQNTSRGIVMPEVPTELFAEMVKKVVRLNQEYIPPYESGASLYIRPLLIGTSAQVGVRPAEEYCFLIFVTPVGPYFKGGFCANPYVIVRDVDRAAPLGTGMYKVGGNYAASLRANRRAHEQGYASEFYLDAKEKKYVDECGAANFFGIKDDTYVTPKSSSILPSITNKSLMQIAEDLGMKVERRPISEDELDSFEEAGACGTAAVISPISHLDDTETGKVYSFGDKPGPWSTKLYETLRGIQYGTIEDKHGWTTVVIE, encoded by the coding sequence ATGAAGGATATAGAATGGTCAAGTTTATCATTTGGCTATATGCCAACTGATTATAATGTTCGCTGTTACTATCGCAATGGAAAGTGGGGTGAGGTAGAAGTCAGTTCAGATGAGTATCTTAAACTTCACATGGCAGCAACTTGTCTTCACTATGGTCAAGAGGCTTTTGAGGGATTGAAGGCATATCGTTGTCCAGATGGTAAAGTGCGTGTTTTTCGTGTAGAGGAAAATGCAAAACGTTTGCAGAATACAAGTCGTGGTATTGTGATGCCAGAAGTACCAACAGAGTTGTTTGCAGAAATGGTTAAGAAGGTTGTTCGTCTTAATCAAGAATATATTCCACCTTACGAGAGTGGTGCCTCACTCTATATTCGTCCGTTGTTAATTGGTACATCTGCTCAGGTGGGTGTTCGTCCAGCAGAGGAATATTGCTTCTTAATCTTTGTTACCCCTGTTGGTCCTTACTTTAAGGGTGGCTTCTGTGCTAATCCTTATGTTATTGTTCGTGATGTTGACCGTGCTGCCCCATTGGGAACTGGTATGTATAAGGTAGGTGGTAACTATGCTGCATCACTTAGAGCAAATCGTCGTGCACATGAGCAAGGTTATGCATCAGAGTTCTATTTGGATGCAAAGGAGAAGAAGTATGTTGACGAGTGTGGTGCAGCCAACTTCTTTGGTATCAAGGATGATACTTACGTTACTCCTAAGTCAAGTTCTATCTTGCCATCTATAACGAACAAGAGTCTGATGCAGATTGCTGAAGACCTTGGAATGAAGGTAGAGCGTCGTCCTATTTCAGAAGATGAATTGGATAGCTTTGAGGAAGCTGGTGCTTGTGGTACAGCAGCTGTTATCTCTCCGATATCACATCTTGATGATACGGAGACGGGTAAGGTTTATAGTTTTGGTGACAAACCAGGACCATGGTCTACCAAGCTTTATGAAACCCTCCGTGGTATTCAGTATGGCACGATAGAAGACAAGCATGGTTGGACAACTGTAGTAATTGAATAA
- a CDS encoding ferritin yields the protein MNISKKMQDAFNAQIAAEMWSSNLYLQMSCWFRKEGWKGFSGWMYKQAEEERQHAMDMAQFVLHRGGEVILTSIDAVKTSWTDAKEAFVDTFAHEQKVTELINKLADVADEEKDRASQNFIAKYIDEQVEEEKNVKDILDSFAHLESHAIAHIDSKLEQAR from the coding sequence ATGAATATATCAAAGAAGATGCAGGATGCGTTCAATGCGCAGATTGCAGCAGAAATGTGGTCATCAAATCTCTATTTACAGATGTCATGCTGGTTCCGTAAGGAAGGCTGGAAGGGCTTCTCAGGCTGGATGTACAAGCAGGCTGAAGAGGAGAGACAGCACGCAATGGATATGGCTCAGTTTGTTCTTCATCGTGGTGGTGAGGTTATCCTTACCAGTATCGACGCTGTTAAGACAAGTTGGACAGACGCTAAGGAGGCTTTTGTTGATACATTTGCTCATGAGCAGAAGGTTACAGAACTTATCAACAAGTTGGCAGATGTTGCTGATGAGGAGAAGGACCGCGCATCACAGAACTTCATTGCAAAGTATATTGATGAGCAAGTAGAGGAAGAGAAGAATGTTAAGGATATTCTCGATTCATTCGCTCACTTGGAAAGCCATGCTATTGCACATATTGATAGCAAGCTTGAGCAGGCTCGTTAA
- a CDS encoding ATP-dependent DNA helicase, with the protein MSQKKVNIDVNTIDLDNTELQKALQIIQFTNNSLFLTGKAGTGKSTFLRYIAATTKKKHIILAPTGIAAINAGGSTLHSFFKLPFYPLVPTDKRYSARNLRSTMKYNGDKCKLLREVELIIIDEISMVRADIIDFIDKVLRIYNRNMREPFGGKQLLLVGDIYQLEPVLKEEDRRLLQPYYPSSYFFDAKVFQDYPLVSIELNKVYRQNDPHFISILDHIRTNQVTDTDFNHINERVGASLENTNKPEGDFTITLSTKRDTVDWINNEGLDSLDGDPVMFLGEIKGEFPESSLPTPIELNLKVGAHIMFIKNDIEKQWVNGTLGIIIGIDEEAGILYVHTEEGDDLQVQHEMWENIRYRFNEEEQRIEEEQIGTYIQFPIKLAWAITVHKSQGLTFKNVNIDFTGGVFAGGQAYVALSRCTSLEGITLKEPLRRNEVFVRSEVTHFARHYNDNNIISTVLKQSKADKEYYDAVCAFDKGDFDAFLCSFFLAIHSRYDIERPAAKRYIRRKLNLINQLRNENEELKRQQAKKNEYLKELSVEYVMMGKECEREEMNEAAIANYEKAIALYPDNPTAQKRLKKLKHSTEKDNK; encoded by the coding sequence ATGTCACAAAAGAAGGTAAACATAGACGTAAATACGATTGACTTGGATAATACAGAGTTGCAAAAAGCACTTCAGATTATTCAGTTTACAAACAATTCCCTATTCCTCACTGGAAAAGCAGGAACAGGAAAGTCTACATTTCTACGTTACATTGCTGCGACAACAAAGAAAAAACATATTATTCTTGCACCCACAGGTATAGCTGCTATCAATGCAGGTGGTAGTACACTGCATAGCTTCTTCAAACTTCCATTCTATCCTCTTGTCCCAACTGACAAACGTTATTCTGCTCGTAATCTACGCAGCACAATGAAATACAATGGTGACAAGTGTAAACTTTTGCGGGAAGTCGAACTAATCATTATTGATGAGATTAGTATGGTTAGAGCTGACATCATCGACTTCATCGACAAAGTACTGCGCATATACAATCGTAATATGCGCGAGCCATTCGGTGGGAAACAGCTTCTCTTGGTAGGCGACATTTATCAGTTAGAACCTGTTCTAAAGGAAGAGGATCGTCGACTCCTACAACCCTATTACCCAAGTAGCTACTTCTTTGATGCAAAGGTGTTCCAAGATTATCCACTTGTGAGTATTGAACTCAATAAAGTCTACCGTCAAAACGACCCTCACTTTATTTCTATTCTTGACCATATCCGTACGAATCAGGTTACTGACACAGATTTCAACCATATCAATGAACGTGTTGGTGCAAGTTTGGAGAATACAAACAAGCCGGAAGGAGATTTCACCATTACCCTATCGACTAAGCGAGATACAGTAGACTGGATAAACAATGAAGGACTTGATAGCCTTGATGGAGACCCTGTGATGTTCTTAGGTGAAATCAAAGGAGAGTTTCCTGAGAGTAGCCTCCCTACTCCTATTGAGTTAAACCTCAAGGTGGGAGCACATATCATGTTTATCAAAAATGACATTGAAAAACAATGGGTTAATGGAACCTTAGGTATTATTATCGGTATTGATGAGGAAGCTGGAATCCTCTATGTCCATACAGAAGAGGGAGATGACTTACAGGTGCAACATGAGATGTGGGAGAATATAAGGTACCGATTCAATGAGGAAGAACAACGAATTGAAGAGGAACAAATAGGTACTTATATACAATTCCCCATTAAGTTGGCTTGGGCTATCACTGTACATAAGAGTCAGGGACTAACTTTCAAGAACGTAAATATTGATTTTACAGGCGGTGTCTTTGCTGGTGGTCAGGCATATGTTGCTCTATCACGCTGTACCAGTCTTGAAGGTATTACACTTAAGGAACCACTGCGTAGAAATGAGGTCTTTGTAAGAAGTGAAGTAACACATTTTGCCAGACACTACAACGATAATAATATTATATCGACAGTACTCAAACAGAGCAAGGCTGATAAAGAATACTACGATGCTGTATGTGCTTTCGACAAGGGAGACTTTGATGCTTTCCTGTGTAGCTTTTTTCTTGCTATTCATAGCCGTTATGATATTGAACGACCAGCAGCCAAGCGGTATATCAGACGAAAACTGAACCTCATTAACCAGCTACGTAATGAAAATGAGGAACTTAAGCGACAACAAGCTAAGAAGAATGAGTATCTCAAAGAGCTGTCAGTAGAATATGTTATGATGGGTAAAGAGTGCGAGCGTGAAGAAATGAATGAGGCAGCTATTGCCAATTATGAGAAGGCTATTGCACTCTATCCTGATAATCCAACAGCACAGAAAAGATTGAAGAAATTAAAACATTCAACCGAAAAAGATAATAAATAA